The Hymenobacter sp. DG25A nucleotide sequence ATTATTCCTACCCTTTTTATTTCTTCGATATGGGACCTAATCTGGTAGTACTAACTGATTTTTCCGAGTCCTCGCGGCAGGCCTTGGCTTATGCAGCGGCCCTGGCGCAGCCGCTGCAAAGCAAGGTAGTGCTGCTGCATCTGTATCAGGATGTGCTGCTGGATCCGGAGTACGTCATGATTCCGGCCGCCGCGGCCATCCGCAGCCAGCGGGAAACGCGCAACGCCCTGGAGAAGATGGCGGAAGAGCTGCCTGTGCCGGCTGCGGTGGAGCTTTCGGTGAACACCCTGGCCGAAACCCTGGCCGATGCCATTGCGCGCTACCACCCGCTGGTGCTGATATGCGGCCGCGCCGCCACCCCCGATTTCCTGGATCAGCTGCTGGGCGACCAAGCCCTGCCCGTACTGCGCCACCTGCGCTACCCGCTGCTAATGGTGCCCGAGGGCTCCCCGATGCCGGGCACGCCCACCCGCGTAGCGCTGGCCGCCGATGGTGAGCCGTTTACCTTCCGGGATAATGCCATGGATATGCACCCCCTTTGGGAGGCACTGCGCGCCACCTTTTCCGTGCTGCACGTAGAAACCGAGGAGCAGTATGACCGCGCCCGCACCGCCGTCAACTCATTGCGGCACAACCACCTAGTAAAGGATTTGTCGCCGGATAGCCTGTACACCGTGCACCATACCAGCCCGGCCACCGGTATTCTGCAGGCCGCCGCCGATACCCAGGCCGAGCTGCTGGTTCTTATGGCCCGGGAAAGAAGCCTGCTGGGTGGCCTGTTTCACCGGAGCGTAACGGCCCAGGTGTTGCAGCGCAGCCCCGTGCCGGTATTGGTGCTGCCGGTTATGTGAGCCCGAGTTCTTGCTGCCGGTCCGGCCTCCTGATGTAAGCTTCCTTCTTCTGCTCTGCCATGTCCTTCA carries:
- a CDS encoding universal stress protein, yielding MGPNLVVLTDFSESSRQALAYAAALAQPLQSKVVLLHLYQDVLLDPEYVMIPAAAAIRSQRETRNALEKMAEELPVPAAVELSVNTLAETLADAIARYHPLVLICGRAATPDFLDQLLGDQALPVLRHLRYPLLMVPEGSPMPGTPTRVALAADGEPFTFRDNAMDMHPLWEALRATFSVLHVETEEQYDRARTAVNSLRHNHLVKDLSPDSLYTVHHTSPATGILQAAADTQAELLVLMARERSLLGGLFHRSVTAQVLQRSPVPVLVLPVM